In Streptomyces avermitilis MA-4680 = NBRC 14893, the genomic window CAGCACGGGCAGTGAAACACCGAGCACGTTGCACCCTTGACCTGGGCGGGAGCCCTTACGTCCGGGACTGCGGAGGACGCGTAGCACCAAAGCTTTTGCAGCGGGGCGACCCTAGGTGAGCGGTGCCAGCACGAGACTCCGGGAGTCAGCGATGACGCCCCGGGGTCCCTCTGTGTTCTGGCGTGTCCGCCCGGTTCAAGCGTCGTCACAGTGAGGGGGTTCCCATGCTCGAGTGGTCCGGGGCACTATGTGAGCTAGATGGCGTATGCCGGAATCCGCGACGGCAAGGCGTGATCTTCGAAAGGCCCCGCCCAGCAGGGGGGAACCAGCGAGGCTGCGGGGAGCAGCCCGGGGTAGCGGCTGATACCAGTAGGACGGCTACCCCCATGTCTCGGTATAGCGAGTACGTAGGAGCTGATCAGATCCTTGATCTGGGCTTCGTGGTTTCGGCAGATGCGGCCGGAGCTTCGGCAAAGGCAGACGAGCTGCACTTCAAGAGGATCCACATGGAGAGCGAGCTGAGCCTTGCTCAGGTCCTCACCGACATGCACTGCGCTGTCGACTTCCTGAAGCCGCAGACTGATGTGCAGAAGGCTCGATTCCACCTCGATCGCACGGCTGGAATCATCAAGGGCATGGAGGCGAAACTCAACCTCCTCCGGCCTCCATACTTCACCCAAGAGAGATTTGAAGAATTCCGCGACTTGCTTGCCCCTGCCTCTGGAGCACAGTCCGCAAGCTTCGCACGCGTCCGGCACTTCCTTGGGCTGGAGGGCACCGAGAGCCCCATCTACAAGCAGTTCATAAATGCCGTAGCGGGCCACGGGACCAGCATCCCCGTAGTCCTTCGGTCGCCCGCAAGCCCGCTCTACGAAGTCGCTCACGCGCTGCTGGGGGTGGCTACGGCATACGAAAGCTGGGCATGGAGCCACTATCAGAATATGCGCCTGGTCGTAGGCGAAAAGAAGGAGGGAACGGCCGGAACGCTGGGGGCGGATTTCCTCAAGGGCCGAATGGTGGCGCCATTCCCAGAACTCTGGAGCGCTATAGGGGTTAAGAAGGGCGTCTGACGTCACCGACTGTGAGCGGATGATCCTGGCGCCCAGATCGCCTCCGGCCGGTTCAATGATCGGCCGGAGGGCGATGTCACGCCCATTCGATGCCCAGTTTTCGTAGTGCGTCGAGCTGTTCCTGGGTGAGTTTGTCGCGCCTCGATTTGGTGTTCGATGTCCATACGCCCAGCTTCACGGCCACCGGCTCTGTCTCGCCGTCGACCGTGATCCCTTCAGCGTGGCCGCGCGGTACAGGCCGGTGGGCGCCTTCCCGCTCCACCCACTGTGCGAGGGCCACCAGGCCCCGCTGGAACGCTTGCTGCGCCTTGCTCGGGCTCTTCGTCGCACGCGTGGCTGACGGGGCGGGAGACGGCGCCTGGATGGGCTTCACGCCCAGCTGGGACAGCCGCTCCTGCTGTTCGGTGGACAGCTGCGCCCAGGCGCCCGGTTGGGATTGCCGCTCCAGCCACCGGCCGATGTCGTCGCCGTCCATCAGTACGCCGGGGGCGATCTCGGGCAGGTGGCCGTCGGCTTCGACCAGGTCGGCGAGGACGCGGTAGTGGCGTTGCCAGTCGAGCGGCCAGGGGCAGTTCCAGTCCGGGTCGATCGCCGTCAGTTGCTGCGCGCGTTCCGCTGCTCGCTCCGGGTCCTTCCCGAGGCCGCCCTTGCGGCGGAGGTTGGCCGTGTGCTGCCCGATGGGCACCATCTCGTCGTCCTCGCCCCACACGGCGTCTTGCCGGGGCGCGAGGTGCCCGGTGGCCTGCCGGTAGGAGCGCAGCGCGGCGAGCTTGTTTTCCCAGGCTTCCTCGCCGGGCTCCCACACCATCCCGGCCTCGGGCGCGTCCAGCAGGGTCTTGCGCCGCTCCTCTAGTTCCCCGGCCCGCAGCGCCTTCCGCTGCTGGTGGACCCATCGCCCAAGCGGAAACGCCTTCGTCACCCCCACTTCGACCTCAACGTCGTAGGGCACGGCGCAGAGCCCGGTGATCTCGTTCTCCGCCCGCCAGCGCAGCAGGGCCTGGTAGCCCTCCAGCCACACCAGGGACTCCGGCCGGTAGACCCGGGTGCGGAGGAAGGCCGCGATGGTCGACGCGTCCCTGGGAGAGGAGAAGTGGAGCAGGGCCGACTCGGCAGCGGCGTCGGTGTCGTCCTGCTCCTGGTCCTCGCCGTCGCCGTCGGCCCCGACGATCCGCCCTTCTTCATCGTGCCGGATGTGCACCTTGCGCTGTCCGCTGGTGAGTGCGCGGGAGGCGAGCTGCTCGACGAGTCGTTCATCGTGCGAGCGCAGGCCCTGAAGGACGGCTACAAGGGGGCGGAACGAGGCGGAGGCGACCATGTCGGTCGGGTCCTCGCCGGGCTCCAGGAAGACGGGCACGATGATCCGCGCGATCTTCGTGGTGCCGTCGCGGTTGAGTCGCAGGGCCCGGCCGATGTTCTGCACGATCTCGACCTGGGAGCCGCGGGTGTCGGCGAAGCACACGGCCTCGACTCCCCGCTCGCCGGTGATGTCCACGCCTTCCCCGAGCACGCGACAGCTCGCGAGGAACGCGCGGTGTACCCGGCGGCCGGCCGCGTCGATGCCGTTGGCGAACTGCCGCAGCACCTCGCGCCGCTCGGCTACGAGGTGGTCGCCGCACAGCCACGCCGCCCAGACGCGGTTCGGCGGGACGTGCCGTCCGGTCTCCAGCTCGTAGAACTCCGCGTCGATCGACGACGCGGGGAGCCGGCCCGCGGCCGCCAGGTCCTCGTCGGAGGCGTCGTTCACGTACAGCTCCGCGGCCGTCTTCGGCAACTGCTCCGCGAAGGCCGCCGCTTCCTCCACCTTCTGGTGGAACGTCATCACCGTGCGCAGGTTGTACGCCGCCGCGTGCTCCAGGAGCGCCGTCTGCAACAAAGCGAGGCGTCGGCCCCGCTGCGCCTCCTCCGACTCCCCGAGGACCGGTGAGGGGTCGCGGATCTCCAGCACGTCAATCTCGAAACCCGCCAGGATGCCCCGCTCGATGCTCTCGCTCAGCCCGAGCTCGGCAAGCCACGGGCCGTAGGTTTCCGATTCCTGGCCCATCGACGCGATCTCCAGCTCCTGGCCGTCCGCGCCCTTCTGCGGCCGGGGCGAAGCCAGGATGCGCGGGGTCGCAGTCAGGTACAGCCGGAAGTCGGCCGGGATGCGGGCGTTGTCATGGATCGCCGCCCACGGCCTACCAAGATCACCAGTGGTTCCGTGGGCCTCATCCACGATCGCGAGGTCGAAGCCTGCCATCTGCTGCCCGTAGAGCCGCTCTCCGCCCGCCAGAGCAGCCTCCAGCGGCCCGCGAACCTTCCGCTGACCCATCGGGTCGTCGAAGTCCTCGCGGTCCACCAGGGAGGCGTACGTGGCGAACACGACCACGGTCCCCGCCCCTGCCCACAGGGCGAGTTGGATCGGATTGGTGGTGGTGCGCACTCCCAACTCGTTCAGCACCGGGTCGTT contains:
- a CDS encoding DEAD/DEAH box helicase → MPGIQLREHQVDQKASFRKWVGFPARSSVPPQGARGTIVSATGSGKTFTAAACALECFSGGRILVTVPTLDLLVQTAQAWRLVGHRSPMVAVCSLENDPVLNELGVRTTTNPIQLALWAGAGTVVVFATYASLVDREDFDDPMGQRKVRGPLEAALAGGERLYGQQMAGFDLAIVDEAHGTTGDLGRPWAAIHDNARIPADFRLYLTATPRILASPRPQKGADGQELEIASMGQESETYGPWLAELGLSESIERGILAGFEIDVLEIRDPSPVLGESEEAQRGRRLALLQTALLEHAAAYNLRTVMTFHQKVEEAAAFAEQLPKTAAELYVNDASDEDLAAAGRLPASSIDAEFYELETGRHVPPNRVWAAWLCGDHLVAERREVLRQFANGIDAAGRRVHRAFLASCRVLGEGVDITGERGVEAVCFADTRGSQVEIVQNIGRALRLNRDGTTKIARIIVPVFLEPGEDPTDMVASASFRPLVAVLQGLRSHDERLVEQLASRALTSGQRKVHIRHDEEGRIVGADGDGEDQEQDDTDAAAESALLHFSSPRDASTIAAFLRTRVYRPESLVWLEGYQALLRWRAENEITGLCAVPYDVEVEVGVTKAFPLGRWVHQQRKALRAGELEERRKTLLDAPEAGMVWEPGEEAWENKLAALRSYRQATGHLAPRQDAVWGEDDEMVPIGQHTANLRRKGGLGKDPERAAERAQQLTAIDPDWNCPWPLDWQRHYRVLADLVEADGHLPEIAPGVLMDGDDIGRWLERQSQPGAWAQLSTEQQERLSQLGVKPIQAPSPAPSATRATKSPSKAQQAFQRGLVALAQWVEREGAHRPVPRGHAEGITVDGETEPVAVKLGVWTSNTKSRRDKLTQEQLDALRKLGIEWA
- a CDS encoding tryptophan 2,3-dioxygenase family protein, whose protein sequence is MSRYSEYVGADQILDLGFVVSADAAGASAKADELHFKRIHMESELSLAQVLTDMHCAVDFLKPQTDVQKARFHLDRTAGIIKGMEAKLNLLRPPYFTQERFEEFRDLLAPASGAQSASFARVRHFLGLEGTESPIYKQFINAVAGHGTSIPVVLRSPASPLYEVAHALLGVATAYESWAWSHYQNMRLVVGEKKEGTAGTLGADFLKGRMVAPFPELWSAIGVKKGV